In the Aythya fuligula isolate bAytFul2 chromosome 8, bAytFul2.pri, whole genome shotgun sequence genome, one interval contains:
- the BEST4 gene encoding bestrophin-4, with amino-acid sequence MTVSYTLKVADSRFGGFSKLLFRWKGSIYKLLYKEFVVFVVLYALLSVVYRRLLTEEQKRLYTKVAQYCNRSTDLIPISFVLGFYVTLIVNRWWAQYTSIPLPDQLMCVISSNVHGKDERGRILRRTLIRYANLSAVLILRSVSTRVLKRFPTMDHVVEAGFMTQDERKKFESLHSDFNKYWVPCVWFTNLAAQARRDGSIRDDVALRLLMDELNAYRAKCSMLFHYDWISIPLVYTQVVTIAVYSFFAFCLIGRQFLEPLEPGQEGDLDMFVPLPTLLQFFFYAGWLKVAEQIINPFGEDDDDFETNKLIDRNLQVSLLSVDDMYQNLPPATKDKYWNESTAQPPYTTATAAETLKPSFLGSTFDMRMCEDAEQSQLVEASPSMPRMQTPLLGRFLAAASPAISIKNFGRGGRATPHLRRAFPSPHPEDPEAVDRIEEEETEDEESRGSGPPTPGGPLGGPQSPKASKIRRKEPPMVLVKAPSSESVGAEWPGGWEP; translated from the exons ATGACCGTCTCCTACACGCTCAAAGTCGCCGACTCCCGTTTCGGGGGCTTCTCCAAGCTGCTGTTCCGCTGGAAGGGCAGCATCTACAAGCTGCTGTACAAGGAGTTCGTCGTCTTCGTGGTGCTGTACGCGCTGCTCAGCGTCGTCTACCG GCGGCTGCTGACCGAGGAGCAGAAGCGTCTCTACACCAAAGTGGCTCAGTACTGCAACCGCTCCACGGACCTCATCCCCATCTCCTTCGTCCTAG GTTTTTACGTCACCCTGATCGTGAACCGGTGGTGGGCGCAGTACACCAGCATCCCCCTCCCCGACCAGCTGATGTGCGTCATCTCCAGCAACGTCCACGGCAAGGACGAGCGGGGTCGGATCCTGCGGCGCACCCTGATCCGCTACGCCAACCTCTCGGCCGTCCTCATCCTGCGCTCCGTCAGCACCAGGGTGCTCAAGCGCTTCCCCACCATGGACCACGTGGTGGAAGCGG GCTTCATGACGCAGGACGAGCGCAAGAAGTTCGAGAGCCTGCACTCGGACTTCAACAAGTACTGGGTGCCCTGCGTGTGGTTCACCAACCTGGCGGCGCAGGCCCGGCGGGACGGCAGCATCCGCGACGACGTGGCCCTGCGCCTGCTGATGGAC gagctgaACGCCTACCGGGCCAAGTGCAGCATGCTGTTCCACTACGACTGGATCAGCATCCCGCTGGTGTACACGCAG GTGGTCACCATCGCCGTGTACTCCTTCTTCGCCTTCTGCCTCATCGGGCGGCAGTTCCTGGAGCCCCTGGAgccggggcaggagggggaTCTGGACATGTTCGTGcccctccccaccctgctgcagTTCTTCTTCTACGCCGGCTGGCTGAAG GTTGCCGAGCAGATCATTAACCCCTTTGGGGAGGACGACGACGACTTTGAGACCAACAAGCTGATCGACAGGAACCTGCAg GTGTCCCTGCTCTCGGTGGATGACATGTACCAGAACCTTCCACCAGCCACCAAGGACAAGTACTGGAACGAGTCCACGGCTCAGCCCCCCTACACCACGGCCACCGCCGCCGAGACCCTGAAGCCCTCCTTCCTGGGCTCCACCTTCGACATGCG CATGTGTGAGGacgcagagcagagccagctggtgGAGGCCTCGCCGAGCATGCCGCGCATGCAGACGCCCCTGCTCGGCCGCTTCctcgccgccgcctcccccgccATCAGCATCAAAAATTTCGGCCGGGGCGGCCGAGCCACCCCCCACCTGCGGAgagccttcccctccccgcaCCCCGAGGACCCCGAGGCTGTGGATCGCATCGAGGAGGAGGAGACGGAGGATGAGGAGAGCCGGGGCAGCGGGCCCCCCACGCCGGGTGGCCCTCTGGGGGGACCCCAGTCGCCAAAGGCCTCCAAAATTCGGAGGAAGGAGCCACCGATGGTCCTGGTGAAGGCTCCGTCCAGCGAGAGCGTTGGGGCTGAGTGGCCGGGGGGCTGGGAGCCCTGA